From Strongyloides ratti genome assembly S_ratti_ED321, scaffold srae_scaffold0000001, one genomic window encodes:
- a CDS encoding Nitrogen permease regulator 2-like protein: MAIIDLLVKVIKVWSLSFLFCICFGSPFKGYYTETSILATYFCGVLIPLIIRTKLPISRIIGVLSTFKKNSLNQSNIIETRLAQFTFIGAWFGCFVIPLDWDKWWQAYPLPALFGQIIEYNFPKVIPTNPGSPKLISPSTFLEGIIFFVFDNRIGPIVKHQVPGNILDLQFVNDNSVLVIPKDDFMGKMLKFNSNGITLMGRPIAIKDDYYERSKFMFNCCLAIKEDSTAEFSYSSIVRKISEYLEEMEVESRCLSSDNFDLEGLLKKIYKDLTEKGQCVHSVNAGLKIYLKPDSNLERRVAPIVDQYMVPIFNRLPPPTKQEQLCRMDLLCKKICPLIDGINTIKEIADEVEIDVDLVIRCIKNLHVYGYVTLLPLFMYRNCYTQTESIADFRRNDTLKNECLAFIKLNRRLRKISFDDVYRLYLSLSANLTVRQWCIEFNPRNYGIDERKFIQYGVYRKIITKINTYPIALNPNDKTEIAGFYMSNSKPILYSYWRSSCSWRVRIALNLKNIDYEYKAVNLLKQENHANEYLKINSNGFVPTLVIDDSVLIESIAIIEYLNEKYPETCPLLPKSLIDRANVRAITLIISSSIQPIQNIGVLNYLSSDPEKKTEWGKHFITKGFTSLEKMLEKTHGKYCVGDNITIADICIPPQVYNANRFNVDMSKFPIISKINEELEKIEAFRKAHPSFQPDAVN, translated from the exons atggCAATAATAGATTTACTtgtaaaagtaattaaagTTTGGAGTttgtcttttttattttgcaTTTGTTTTGGATCTCCATTTAAAGGTTATTATACAGAAACAAGTATTCTAGCAACTTATTTTTGTGGTGTTTTAATACCACTTATCATTCGTACAAAATTACCAATATCACGAATAATAGGTGTATTATCAACGTTTAAGAAAAA ttCATTAAATCAATCAAATATAATTGAGACACGCCTTGCTCAATTTACATTTATAGGTGCTTGGTTTGGCTGTTTTGTCATTCCACTTGATTGGGATAAGTGGTGGCAG gCATATCCACTACCAGCTTTATTTGGACAAATTATAG AGTATAATTTTCCTAAGGTTATTCCTACAAATCCAGGATCTCCTAAATTAATTTCACCATCAACATTTTTGGAgggtataattttttttgtttttgataATCGTATTGGACCTATTGTTAAACATCAAGTTCCTGgaaatattttagatttaCAATTTGTTAATGATAATTCTGTACTAGTTATACCAAAAGATGATTTTATGggtaaaatgttaaaattcaATTCAAATGGAATAACACTTATGGGAAGACCTATAGCTATAAAAGATGATTACTATGAAAGAAGtaaatttatgtttaattGTTGTTTAGCTATTAAAGAAGACAGTACAGCAGAATTTTCTTATTCTTCTATTGTAAGAAAAATTTCTGAATATTTGGAAGAAATGGAAGTTGAAAGTCGATGTTTATCTTCGGATAATTTTGATCTTGAAggacttttaaaaaaaatttataaagattTAACAGAGAAAGGACAGTGTGTACATTCAGTTAATGCtggattaaaaatttatcttaaacCTGATTCAAATTTAGAACGTCGTGTAGCACCTATTGTAGATCAATATATGGTTCCAATATTTAATAGACTTCCACCACCAACAAAACAAGAACAATTATGTAGAATGGATTTACTTTGTAAAAAGATTTGTCCTTTAATTGATGGaattaatacaataaaagaaattgcGGATGAAGTTGAAATTGATGTTGACCTTGTTATTCGttgtattaaaaatcttCATGTATATGGTTATGTAACATTACTTCCATTATTTATGTACAGAAATTGTTATACACAAACAGAATCAATAGCTGATTTTCGTAGAAATGATACACtaaaaaatgaatgtttagcatttataaaattaaatagacGTTTACgtaaaatttcttttgatGATGTTTATcgtttatatttatcattgtCAGCAAATTTAACAGTTAGACAATGGTGTATAGAGTTTAATCCTCGAAATTATGGTATTGATGAACGTAAATTTATTCAGTATGGtgtttatagaaaaattattacaaaaattaacaCTTACCCAATAGCATTAAATCCTAATGATAAAACTGAAATCGCTGGATTTT atatgTCTAATAGTAAACCTATATTGTATTCATATTGGCGTAGTTCTTGTTCATGGAGAGTAAGAATTGCTttaaatcttaaaaatattgattaTGAATATAAAGCTGTTAATTTGCTTAAACAAGAAAAT caTGCAAATgaatacttaaaaataaattcaaatGGATTTGTTCCAACTCTCGTTATTGATGATTCTGTTCTTATTGAATCAATTGCAattattgaatatttaaatgaaaaatatccAGAAACTTGTCCTTTACTTCCAAAATCATTAATTGATCGTGCTAATGTCAGAGCTAttacattaataatttcttcTTCTATCCAACCTATTCAAAATATTGgagttttaaattatttatctagTGAtcctgaaaaaaaaactgaatggggaaaacattttataactaAAGGATTTACTTCACTTGAGAAAATGTTAGAGAAAACTCATGGAAAATATTGTGTTGGTGATAATATTACTATTGCAGATATATGTATACCTCCTCAAGTTTACAATGCTAATCGTTTTAATGTTGACATGTCAAAGTTTCCAAtaattagtaaaattaatgaagaattagaaaaaattgaagCATTTAGAAAAGCTCATCCATCTTTTCAACCAGATGCCGTAAATTAA
- a CDS encoding Dual specificity mitogen-activated protein kinase kinase 7: MNRNLELNFLPNRKRDASPQARQETITEQRYNEIKNKLNIIKTSGQEFYNVSIDDMEYVRNLGSGAFGQVTQQKFKKTKELMAVKCMHRSGDEEEEKRIITDCFVILDTHTHPNIVNCYGIITHENSVYICMEVMPTCLHDLIHENLKSGIEEIYVGKLIVGILDGLIYLKSKNYMHRDVKPSNMLINYDGVIKLCDFGITGQLIDSKIISNGKGCLLYLAPERIESVTTYDSRSDVWSLGITIYEMVKGTHPYGEENTGFELLAKIKEGPAPYLKINEASNELRQFVGRCLEKNVEKRAKYKELEEHPLIQTFRGRNVDVASWIQELLVEF, encoded by the exons atgaatcgaaatttagaattaaattttttacctaATCGTAAAAGAGATGCTTCCCCACAAGCAAGGCAGGAAACAATAACAGAACAAAGATacaatgaaataaaaaataagttaaatattataaaaacaagtggtcaagaattttataatgtaaGTATTGATGATATGGAATATGTTAGAAACCTAGGCAGTGGAGCATTTGGTCAAGTTAcacaacaaaaatttaaaaaaacaaaagaaCTTATGGCTGTCAAA tgTATGCATCGTTCTGGAGATGAAGAAGAGGAGAAAAGGATTATAACAGATTGTTTTGTAATTCTTGATACTCATACACATcctaatattgtaaattgtTATGGAATTATAACTCATGAAAATAGTGTTTATATTTGTATGGAGGTAATGCCAACTTGTCTTCATGATTTGATtcatgaaaatttaaaatcagGAATTGAGGAAATATATGTGGGAAAATTGATAGTCGGAATTTTAGATGgacttatttatttaaaatcaaaaaattatatgcaTCGTGATGTTAAGCCATCAAATATGCTTATAAATTACGATGGTGTTATTAAACTTTGTGATTTTGGAATTACTGGACAATTAATTGACagtaaaattatatctaaTGGTAAAGGTTGTCTTTTATATTTGGCTCCTGAAAGAATTGAATCTGTCACAACTTATGACTCTAGATCTGATGTTTGGAGTTTAGGAATTACAATATATGAAATGGTAAAAGGTACACATCCTTATGGTGAAGAGAATACTGGTTTTGAATTATTAGCTAAAATTAAAGAAGGTCCTGCAccttatctaaaaataaatgaagcTTCTAATGAATTAAGACAATTTGTAGGAAGatgtttagaaaaaaatgttgaaaaaaGAGCTAAATATAAAGAGCTTGAAGAACATCCTCTTATTCAAACATTTCGTGGGAGGAATGTTGATGTTGCTAGTTGGATTCAAGAACTATTGgttgaattttaa
- a CDS encoding Coatomer subunit epsilon: MSVDNLFNVKNAYFLGNYQQCIQAAEKVTCKTNDEEEEKSSFVYRSFIAQNKHSLVLSEISPDTDVISLKCLRRLAEYYSNKNERSNIVTEIDSDVKTGDASNEHFCLLTALIYINESDFENALRLLNNCTSLEGQATMIQVFLKIDRVDLAMKKLKEMQEIDEDATITQLASAWVNTALGKDKLKDAFYTYQELIDKYGGTVSLLVSQASCLIQQEKYEEAEKLLIDAQQKDADNAEVCINLYVVNSYLGKSAESQGRLINQLKHFHPDHPWTIGYCSKVEFFEKLTAESRA, translated from the exons atgagTGTTGACAAtctttttaatgtaaaaaatgcCTATTTTTTAGGAAATTATCAACAATGTATTCAAGCTGCAGAG aaagTTACTTGCAAAACTAATGATGAGGAAGAAGAAAAAAGCAGTTTTGTGTATCGTTCATTTATAGCTCAAAATAAACACTCATTGGTATTGTCAGAAATCTCTCCAGATACTGAtgttatttcattaaaatgtCTCAGACGTCTCGCTGaatattattcaaataaaaatgaaagaagCAATATTGTTACTGAAATTGATTCAGATGTTAAAACTGGTGATGCTTCTAATGAACATTTTTGTCTTTTAACTGCTCTTATTTACATAAATGAATCTGATTTTGAAAATGCTCTTcgtcttttaaataattgtacTTCATTGGAAGGTCAAGCAACAATGAttcaagtttttttaaaaattgatagaGTAGATCTTgctatgaaaaaattaaaagaaatgcAAGAAATAGATGAAGATGCAACTATTACACAACTTGCTTCTGCTTGGGTTAATACAGCATTAGGAAAGGATAAACTAAAGGATGCTTTCTATACATATCAAGAATTGATTGATAAATATGGTGGAACAGTTTCTTTGTTAGTTTCACAAGCATCATGTTTGATTCAACAAGAAAAATACGAAGAGGCAGAGAAGCTTTTAATTGATGCTCAACAAAAAGATGCAGATAATGCTGAAGTatgtattaatttatatgttgTTAATTCTTATCTTGGTAAGTCAGCTGAAAGTCAAGGAAGATTAATAAATCAATTGAAACATTTCCACCCTGATCACCCATGGACAATTGGATATTGTTCTAAAGTagaattttttgaaaagttAACTGCAGAATCACGTGCTTAG
- a CDS encoding Dual specificity mitogen-activated protein kinase kinase 7: protein MTCKETSYNIKLTKNVHTSKVSTSSNNGINSLISPFHRRLHDFEEAISRWKSRKHIFSSSKTFTIFRRSASIDPKEKDSINRNIIKNPSNCYTSPIPRKTMNLDFSNLNSPEKQDIISSERFNEVRKLVGILRIGGQEYQNCSPNDLEYICDIGQGAFGRVTKEMFKKTKELMAVKHMDLMGTFDEQKRVVMDCYVILTTHTHNHIVNCYGILTDTISVYICMEVMATCLHNLIYQILKGGIPEVYVCKFLVGILDGLYFLKTKNLMHRDVKPSNMLLNWDGVVKLCDFGVAGTLVDSKIVTSIGTGCMLYLAPERVASNPNYDSKADVWSFGISIYEMIKGKTPYEDAHLPFILLNRIKNDPPPKLKDSEASPELIEFLEMCLQKDVQERARYIDLLDHTLIKIFRDKDVDISSWLQELLIDF, encoded by the exons atgactTGCAAAGAGACTTCGTATAACATCAAACTTACAAAAAATGTTCATACATCTAAAGTTTCAACTTCAAGTAATAATGGTATCAACTCACTTATATCACCTTTTCATAGAAGATTACATG atttTGAAGAAGCAATAAGTCGTTGGAAAAGTagaaaacatatttttagttCTTCAAAAACTTTTACCATCTTTAGAAGATCTGCATCTATTGATccaaaagaaaaagatagtataaatagaaatattataaaaaatccTAGTAATTGTTATACCTCTCCAATTCCAAGAAAAACAATGAATTTagatttttctaatttaaatTCACCTGAAAAACAAGATATTATTTCAAGTGAAAGATTTAATGAAGTTAGAAAATTAGTTGGAATTTTAAGAATTGGTGGACAAGAATATCAAAATTGTTCTCCAAATGATTTAGAGTATATCTGTGATATTGGTCAAGGTGCTTTTGGTAGAGTAACAAaagaaatgtttaaaaaaacaaaagaattaatggcagtaaaa caTATGGATTTAATGGGAACATTTGATGAACAAAAAAGAGTTGTTATGGATTGTTATGTAATATTAACAACACATACACATAATCATATTGTTAATTGTTATGGTATTTTAACAGATACAATAAGTGTTTATATATGTATGGAGGTAATGGCTACATGTCTTcacaatttaatttatcaaattttaaaaggaGGTATACCTGAAGTTTATGTGTGCAAATTTCTTGTTGGAATTTTAGAtggattatattttttaaaaacaaaaaatttaatgcaTCGTGATGTAAAACCATCAAATATGCTTCTAAATTGGGATGGTGTTGTAAAATTATGTGATTTTGGTGTTGCTGGAACATTAGTTGATAGTAAAATTGTAACTTCTATTGGTACGGGTTGTATGTTGTATTTAGCACCAGAACGTGTTGCTTCCAACCCTAATTATGATTCAAAAGCTGATGTTTGGAGTTTTGGAATTTCTATTTATGAAATGATAAAAGGCAAAACTCCATATGAAGATGCTCATTTaccttttattttattaaataggATAAAAAATGATCCACCAccaaaattaaaagattctGAAGCATCACCTGAATTAATAGAATTTTTAGAGATGTGTTTACAGAAAGATGTCCAAGAACGTGCTAGGTACATAGATTTATTAGATCATActctaataaaaatatttcgtGACAAAGATGTTGATATATCATCGTGGCTTCAGGAATTACTAATagatttttga
- a CDS encoding DNA-directed RNA polymerase III subunit RPC1, which produces MVKQEPFIDTDLARRVVGVRFSTGDPETIRKIAHIPVFNNKLYDDSAGKWSPAQYGPLDSRLGTFQKSINCETCKKNMTDCVGHYGFIDLELPVFHVGFFRLTIQMLQCLCKNCSNFLVTGEKKDNFFRQVKNPNLDYLKRKGLHKKIVETCKKISLCPYCGYKNGVVKKAVGAVLKIAHCDPIDINKDDQFAVCISENKDLITTLPTIKFALLDPMQVHNILSKVKVQDYPLLLIRAGNNIHTPKDVIVTRIIVPPVCIRPSVISDIKSGSTEDDLTMKLTEIMLINDVIKKHVCDGAPMKLISETWDHLQVQCALYINSELSGLPAEMQPKKVTRGFTQRLKGKHGRFRGNLSGKRVDFSGRTVISPDPNLKIDQVGVPIHVAKILTFPEVVTTANIEKMRQLVRNGESKHPGANHLVEGKTGMKKFLKYGDREKIAMNLRPGDIIERHLDDDDVVLFNRQPSLHKISIMSHRAKVVPGRTFRFNECACTPYNADFDGDEMNLHLPQTYEAKAEASTLMGVKYNLITPRSGEPLIAAIQDFITGAYLLTHKDTFLPRCEVQRFAAALIDITSFKKYNGKKGTKRIIIPPPAICKPVELWSGKQLIELIIKDDEIDVKLNLRTKNKSYVKDEEFCPKDSFVVIRNSQLLCGVLDKSLVGSGSKCNIFYILMRDFGEDVAINAMWKLARMAPVFLSNRGFSIGIGDVTPSKQLLDDKSKLLDEGYSKCDSYIRDLKENKLKAQPGCTTFETLEALILKELSSIRDHAGQACLRNLSKHNAPLTMAISGSKGSFINISQMIACVGQQAISGNRPPDGFENRSLPHFERNQKTPDAKGFVGNSFYSGLTPTEFFFHTMAGREGLVDTAVKTAETGYMQRRLVKCLEDLCAAYDDTVRSSTGDIVQFKFGEDLLDPSMMESKDGSMVDYEHCLDHIKNTTPLTNNPLQYESYDDVLNVFINEANNTIKRSEHQYFKKKFIEFIENKLSKRKYLYDMPWNCNKHKSSKNNIDCEDCKVCTFKKINQLRAYGMSKQECINMVRLCSMKLHRAITEPGTAVGAIAATSIGEPSTQMTLKTFHFAGVASMNITQGVPRIKEIINAVKLISTPIITATLINDKDEKLARRVKSRIEKTTLGEVSAYIEEFITNDNCFIIIKLMVSRIRLLQLEVTMDSIISSICSAKLPVSVKINNIRVLGKSILMIEAPESKNISPSLAVQYLKNNLKNVVIKGLTNVSRCVIHADEKKGDSYKLLVEGTDFRDVLATPEIDGRYTNFNNALFVADVLGIEAARTCIINEILSTMESHGIGLDRRHVMLLADLMTYRGEVLGITRNGLVKMKESVLLLASFEKTTDHLFEAAFFGQEDKINGVSECIIMGTPITIGTGLFKLLFKRDKLNPAYLQSTTPFMEKI; this is translated from the exons atGGTGAAACAAGAACCATTTATTGACACGGATCTTGCTCGCAGAGT CGTAGGAGTACGATTTTCTACTGGAGATCCAGAaacaattagaaaaattgCTCATATTCCtgtatttaataacaaattataCGACGATTCTGCTGGTAAATGGTCACCAGCTCAATATGGTCCATTAGATTCAAGATTA GGAACATTTCAAAAGTCAATAAACTGTGAAacatgtaaaaaaaatatgacaGATTGTGTTGGACATTATGGATTTATAGATTTAGAACTTCCTGTATTTCATGTTGGATTTTTTCGTTTAACAATTCAAATGCTTCAATGTCTTTGTAAAAATTGTTCTAACTTTTTAGTTACaggagaaaaaaaagataatttttttagacaaGTTAAAAATCCAAAtttagattatttaaaaaggaaaggattacataaaaaaattgttgaaacatgtaaaaaaatatcactTTGTCCATATTGTGGATATAAAAATGGTGTTGTTAAAAAAGCTGTTGGTGCTGTACTTAAAATTGCTCATTGTGATccaattgatataaataaagatgaTCAATTTGCTGTTTGTATAAGtgaaaataaagatttaattACAACATTACCAACTATTAAATTTGCTCTTCTTGATCCAATGCAAGTACATAATATTCTATCAAAAGTAAAAGTTCAAGATTATCCTTTACTTCTTATACGTGCTGGAAATAATATTCATACACCAAAAGATGTTATTGTAACTAGAATAATTGTTCCTCCTGTTTGTATTCGTCCATCTGTAATTAGTGATATAAAAAGTGGATCAACTGAAGATGATTTAACTATGAAATTGACAGAAATTATGCTTATAAAtgatgttattaaaaaacatgTATGTGATGGTGCACCAATGAAATTAATAAGTGAAACATGGGATCATTTACAGGTTCAATGtgctttatatataaattctGAATTATCTGGTTTACCAGCAGAAATGCAACCAAAAAAAGTAACACGTGGCTTTACACAACGTCTAAAAGGTAAACATGGTAGATTTAGAGGAAATTTATCTGGTAAACGTGTTGATTTTTCTGGAAGAACTGTTATATCTCCAGATcctaatttaaaaattgatcaAGTTGGTGTACCTATACATGTTGCAAAAATTCTTACCTTTCCTGAAGTAGTTACTACTgcaaatattgaaaaaatgagACAACTTGTTAGAAATGGTGAATCAAAACATCCTGGAGCTAATCATCTTGTTGAAGGAAAAACTggtatgaaaaaatttttaaaatatggtGATCGCGAAAAAATTGCTATGAATCTTAGACCTGGTGATATTATAGAACGTCATttagatgatgatgatgttGTTTTATTTAACCGTCAACCATCTCTTcataaaatttctataatGTCTCATAGAGCAAAGGTTGTTCCAGGAAGAACTTTTCGTTTTAATGAATGTGCATGTACACCATACAATGCTGATTTTGATGGTGATGAAATGAATTTACATTTACCTCAAACTTATGAAGCAAAAGCTGAAGCATCAACATTAATGGgagttaaatataatttaattacaCCAAGATCTGGTGAACCTTTAATTGCGGCTATTCAAGATTTTATTACTGGTGCATATCTTTTAACACATAAAGATACATTTCTACCAAGATGTGAGGTTCAAAGATTTGCTGCAGCTTTAATAGATATaacatcatttaaaaaatataatggtaaaaaaggaactaaaagaattattattcCACCACCAGCTATTTGTAAACCAGTTGAATTATGGAGTGGAAAACAATTAATTGaacttataataaaagacGATGAAATTGATGTCAAATTAAATCTTCGAAcgaaaaataaaagttatgtAAAAGATGAAGAATTTTGTCCTAAAGATTCTTTTGTTGTTATAAGAAATAGTCAACTTTTATGTGGTGTTTTAGATAAAAGCTTAGTTGGATCTGGATCtaaatgtaatatattttatattttaatgagaGATTTTGGTGAAGATGTTGCTATTAATGCTATGTGGAAATTAGCAAGAATGGCACCTGTATTTTTGTCAAATCGTGGATTTTCAATTGGTATTGGTGATGTTACTCCATCAAAACAACTTCTTGATGATAAATCTAAATTATTAGATGAAGGATATAGTAAATGTGATAGTTATATTAGagatttaaaagaaaataaattaaaagcgCAACCTGGATGTACAACTTTTGAAACATTAGAAGCATTAATTCTTAAAGAATTATCATCTATTCGTGATCATGCTGGTCAGGCATGTTTAAGAAATTTATCTAAACATAATGCTCCACTTACTATGGCTATATCTGGATCAAAAGgttcatttattaatatatcacAAATGATTGCTTGTGTAGGTCAACAAGCTATATCAGGTAATCGTCCACCTGATGGTTTTGAGAATCGTTCATTACCTCATTTTGAAAGAAATCAAAAAACTCCTGATGCTAAAGGTTTTGTTGGTAATAGTTTTTATTCAGGATTAACACCAACAGAATTTTTCTTCCATACTATGGCTGGTAGAGAAGGTCTTGTTGATACAGCTGTAAAAACTGCTGAAACTGGATATATGCAAAGACGTTTAGTTAAATGTTTAGAAGATTTATGTGCTGCATATGATGATACAGTACGATCATCAACTGGTGATATTGTTCAATTTAAATTTGGTGAAGATTTGTTAGATCCATCAATGATGGAAAGTAAAGATGGAAGTATGGTTGATTATGAACATTGCCTTGAccatattaaaaatacaacaCCATTAACAAATAATCCATTACAATATGAATCATATGATGatgttttaaatgtttttattaatgagGCTAATAATACTATTAAGAGATCTGAAcatcaatattttaaaaaaaaatttatagaatttattgaaaataaattatctaaaaGAAAGTATCTTTATGATATGCCATGGAATTGTAATAAACATAAatcatctaaaaataatattgactGTGAAGATTGTAAAGTTtgtacatttaaaaaaattaatcaattACGAGCATATGGAATGTCTAAACAAGAATGTATAAATATGGTTCGATTATGTTCAATGAAACTTCATCGTGCAATAACTGAACCTGGAACAGCAGTTGGAGCTATTGCTGCAACTTCAATTGGTGAACCATCTACACAAATGACATTAAAAACTTTCCATTTTGCTGGTGTTGCTTCTATGAATATCACTCAAGGAGTTCCTAgaattaaagaaattattaatgctgttaaattaatttcaaCACCTATTATAACAGCAAcattaattaatgataaagatGAAAAATTAGCTAGAAGAGTTAAATCAAGAATTGAGAAAACTACTTTAGGTGAGGTATCTGCATATATCGAAGAATTTATAACAAAtgataattgttttattattattaaattaatggTTAGTCGTATACGATTATTACAACTTGAAGTAACAATGGATTCAATTATTTCATCTATATGCTCAGCAAAATTACCGGTTTCAGTTAAGATTAATAATATTCGTGTTTTGGGAAAATCTATACTTATGATTGAAGCACCtgaatcaaaaaatatttcaccAAGTTTAGCTGTTcaatacttaaaaaataatttaaaaaatgttgttaTTAAAGGTTTAACAAACGTTTCTCGTTGTGTTATTCATgctgatgaaaaaaaaggtGATTCATATAAGCTACTTGTAGAAGGAACCGATTTTAGGGATGTTCTTGCAACTCCTGAAATAGATGGCCgttatacaaattttaataatgcaTTATTTGTAGCTGATGTCTTAGGAATCGAAGCAGCTCGAACAtgtattattaatgaaattttatcaaCTATGGAAAGTCATGGTATTGGATTAGATAGAAGACATGTTATGTTATTAGCTGATCTTATGACATATAGAGGAGAGGTTCTTGGTATTACACGTAATGGTTTAGTTAAAATGAAAGAATCAGTTTTACTTTTGGCATCTTTTGAAAAAACAACAGATCATTTATTTGAAGCAGCATTTTTTGGACaagaagataaaattaatggaGTTTCTGAATGTATTATTATGGGAACTCCTATAACAATTGGAACAGgtttatttaaacttttatttaaaagagaCAAGCTAAATCCTGCATACTTACAATCAACTACACCATTTATGGAGAAAATTTGA